In Spirochaetota bacterium, the following are encoded in one genomic region:
- the katG gene encoding catalase/peroxidase HPI has protein sequence MNKEGNSPVTGPAGRGTSNRDWWPNQLNLGVLHQHTPASNPMDPDFNYALEFKKLDMAALKEDLYALMTDSQEWWPADWGHYGGLIIRMAWHSAGTYRTSDGRGGGGTGNQRFAPVNSWPDNINLDKARRLLWPIKRKYGKNISWADLFILAGNCALESMGFKTFGFGGGRVDIWQPEEDIYWGKEDIWLGEKRYSGDHELENPLAAVQMGLIYVNPEGPNANPDPVASGLDVRVTFARMGMNDEETVALVAGGHTFGKAHGAGDPALVGREPEAAPLEEQGLGWNNRFGTGKGEYTTSSGIEGAWKPNPTKWDNGYFDMLFGYEWELVKSPAGANQWLAKNVKEENMIPDAHNPSKKHRPMMTTADLSLRFDPIYEPIARRFHKDPQALADAFARAWFKLTHRDMGPRARYLGPEVPAEDLIWQDPIPAVNHELINAKDIAGLKGEILSSGLSVSELVGTAWASASTFRGSDKRGGANGARIRLAPQKDWEVNQPARLKKALQTLEGIQAKFNKAQSGGKKVSLADLIVLGGCAAVEKAAKNAGIEVTVPFMPGRMDAAQEHTDVESFAFLEPAADGFRNYLKTKYTVSTEELLIDRAQLLTLTAPEMTALVGGLRVLNVNYGQSPHGVFTKRPEMLTNDFFVNLLDMGTAWKATSAEEDFFEGRDRATGELRWTGSRVDLIFGSNSQLRALAEVYACDDSKKKFAQDFVAAWNKVMNADRFDLVRS, from the coding sequence ATGAACAAAGAGGGCAATAGCCCTGTAACAGGCCCCGCCGGTCGCGGGACGTCGAACCGTGACTGGTGGCCAAACCAGTTGAACCTGGGCGTCCTTCATCAGCACACTCCGGCCTCCAATCCGATGGACCCTGATTTCAACTACGCCCTGGAATTCAAGAAGCTCGATATGGCCGCCCTGAAGGAGGACCTTTACGCGCTTATGACCGATTCTCAGGAATGGTGGCCCGCCGACTGGGGGCACTATGGCGGTCTTATAATCCGAATGGCCTGGCACAGCGCCGGCACGTACCGGACGTCCGACGGCCGTGGCGGCGGCGGGACGGGCAACCAGCGCTTCGCCCCGGTCAACAGCTGGCCCGACAACATCAATCTGGACAAGGCGCGCCGCCTGCTCTGGCCAATCAAGCGGAAATACGGGAAGAATATTTCCTGGGCCGATCTCTTTATTCTTGCCGGTAACTGCGCGCTGGAGTCGATGGGCTTCAAGACCTTTGGTTTCGGCGGCGGTCGTGTTGACATCTGGCAGCCTGAAGAGGATATCTACTGGGGCAAGGAGGATATCTGGCTGGGCGAAAAACGCTATAGCGGTGATCACGAGCTTGAGAACCCCCTGGCAGCTGTGCAGATGGGACTGATCTATGTGAATCCTGAAGGACCGAACGCAAATCCCGACCCTGTGGCCTCGGGCCTCGATGTGCGCGTAACATTCGCCCGTATGGGCATGAACGACGAAGAGACGGTCGCCCTCGTTGCGGGAGGACACACCTTCGGCAAGGCGCACGGTGCGGGAGACCCTGCGCTGGTTGGCCGGGAGCCCGAAGCCGCCCCCCTCGAAGAACAAGGTCTTGGCTGGAACAACCGGTTCGGTACGGGCAAGGGCGAGTACACCACCAGCAGCGGTATCGAAGGCGCCTGGAAGCCAAACCCGACCAAATGGGACAACGGTTATTTCGATATGCTGTTCGGCTACGAGTGGGAGCTCGTCAAGAGCCCTGCCGGGGCCAACCAGTGGCTGGCCAAAAACGTCAAGGAAGAGAACATGATCCCGGACGCACACAACCCTTCGAAGAAACACAGGCCCATGATGACCACGGCCGACCTGTCGCTGCGGTTCGATCCGATCTACGAACCCATCGCGCGTCGCTTTCATAAAGATCCGCAGGCCCTGGCCGATGCATTCGCGCGCGCGTGGTTCAAATTGACCCACCGCGACATGGGGCCGCGCGCACGTTACCTGGGTCCGGAGGTCCCGGCGGAGGATCTTATCTGGCAGGACCCGATTCCGGCCGTGAATCACGAATTGATAAACGCAAAGGACATCGCCGGTCTCAAGGGCGAGATCCTTTCCTCGGGTTTGTCCGTTTCCGAGCTGGTCGGAACGGCCTGGGCCTCGGCATCGACCTTCCGCGGATCCGACAAGCGCGGCGGGGCGAACGGGGCGCGCATCCGTCTTGCGCCGCAGAAGGACTGGGAGGTCAACCAGCCGGCTCGACTGAAAAAGGCGTTGCAAACCCTTGAAGGGATCCAGGCGAAATTCAACAAGGCGCAATCCGGCGGGAAGAAGGTATCGCTCGCCGACCTGATCGTCCTGGGCGGGTGCGCCGCCGTTGAGAAGGCGGCGAAGAATGCCGGCATTGAGGTGACGGTACCCTTCATGCCGGGCCGAATGGACGCCGCGCAGGAGCACACCGATGTGGAATCCTTCGCCTTCCTCGAGCCGGCAGCGGACGGGTTCCGTAACTATCTTAAAACCAAATACACCGTTTCGACGGAGGAACTGTTGATCGATCGCGCGCAGTTGCTGACACTGACCGCCCCCGAGATGACGGCTCTCGTCGGCGGACTGCGCGTATTGAATGTCAACTACGGCCAGTCCCCGCACGGCGTTTTCACGAAGCGGCCGGAAATGCTCACCAATGATTTCTTCGTGAATCTGCTCGACATGGGCACGGCATGGAAGGCGACATCGGCAGAGGAGGACTTTTTCGAAGGTCGCGATCGCGCAACCGGCGAACTCAGGTGGACCGGCTCTCGTGTCGATCTTATTTTCGGTTCGAATTCCCAGCTTCGTGCCCTCGCGGAAGTCTATGCCTGTGACGACTCTAAGAAGAAGTTCGCGCAAGACTTTGTTGCCGCATGGAACAAGGTGATGAACGCTGATCGCTTTGATCTTGTTCGGTCGTAG
- a CDS encoding response regulator: MRKKIKILEVEDEAITAFLLAKELSECGYEVASRVPTGEKAIVTAREFKPDIILMDIRLAGKIDGIDAAIRIKAESDIPVIFITGYEDREMRERAVAIKPWGIFIKPVEIIELRKSIDAYFTKEVNAHGSFVQ; encoded by the coding sequence ATGCGAAAAAAAATAAAAATTCTCGAAGTCGAAGATGAAGCGATCACCGCGTTTCTTCTTGCGAAGGAATTATCGGAATGCGGATATGAGGTCGCCTCTCGCGTGCCGACCGGAGAAAAAGCCATAGTAACTGCACGAGAGTTTAAGCCGGATATTATATTAATGGACATACGGTTGGCCGGCAAAATCGACGGGATAGACGCCGCTATCAGGATTAAAGCCGAATCCGATATACCTGTAATATTTATTACCGGCTATGAAGATCGGGAAATGAGGGAGAGAGCCGTGGCGATCAAGCCCTGGGGTATTTTTATCAAGCCGGTCGAAATAATTGAATTAAGAAAAAGCATCGATGCATATTTTACCAAAGAGGTGAATGCCCACGGGAGCTTTGTGCAATAA
- a CDS encoding sensor histidine kinase — MNITPILISSIVIQFTAAIYALSLVKITGRKYSWFFISLALFFMGARRVIPLHHALADANFNADIPNEIIGLVLSIFMLIGVRGIGPIFVERKIAEQKNRALLIEKETLIRELYHRTRNIMQVIRGLIILQAAEYSSNEEIQRLVEATNSRIEAISLVHHKLYNSLDLSHVSIKEYIEELSSLIMQKFPHSCGKTTLSTRIDNQCFLLDIAIPIGLILNELITNSLKFAFPGNREGEIRITFTSLASSKCILKYSDNGIGVPDDFDFTNHKKTLGLILIHEIATTQLQGKVEMKNADGVTCVIEFDNDLYGVRV, encoded by the coding sequence ATGAACATAACACCAATTCTGATAAGTTCAATCGTGATCCAGTTTACTGCGGCAATTTATGCGTTGAGCCTCGTCAAAATTACGGGGAGGAAATACTCGTGGTTTTTCATTTCGCTGGCCTTGTTTTTTATGGGAGCGCGAAGGGTGATCCCGCTTCACCACGCTCTTGCCGATGCGAATTTTAATGCCGATATCCCCAATGAAATAATCGGACTGGTGTTGTCGATATTCATGCTGATCGGAGTCCGTGGCATCGGACCGATATTTGTCGAGAGAAAAATTGCCGAGCAAAAAAACAGGGCTCTTCTAATCGAAAAGGAAACTCTCATCCGTGAGCTGTATCATCGAACGAGAAACATTATGCAGGTAATTCGCGGTTTAATAATACTCCAGGCCGCGGAATATTCTTCAAATGAGGAGATTCAAAGGCTCGTCGAGGCAACCAACAGCAGGATTGAAGCGATATCGCTCGTGCATCATAAATTATACAATAGTCTCGATTTATCCCACGTATCGATAAAAGAATATATCGAAGAGCTTTCCAGCCTGATCATGCAAAAATTTCCGCATTCATGCGGTAAAACCACATTAAGCACCCGGATCGATAATCAATGTTTCCTGCTGGATATTGCAATTCCAATCGGTCTGATATTGAATGAGCTGATCACCAATTCATTAAAATTCGCGTTTCCGGGCAACAGGGAAGGCGAGATCCGGATAACGTTCACCAGCCTTGCGTCGAGTAAATGCATATTGAAATATTCCGATAATGGAATCGGCGTCCCCGATGATTTTGATTTTACTAACCATAAGAAAACATTGGGCTTGATTCTGATTCATGAAATCGCCACAACCCAGTTACAGGGGAAAGTCGAAATGAAGAATGCGGACGGGGTTACCTGCGTTATCGAATTTGACAACGATCTGTACGGGGTAAGGGTGTAA
- a CDS encoding sugar kinase — MPSSEEAHMIQGTDCVCVGLTILDILGRHIDSIPQGNKTSIIEQIRTTPAGTAAGPAVIAAKLGLKTTLVGAIGTDDMGDYLLGMLKKQGVDTAYMQRRAELPTAATMLAVNSKGDRPNFHAIGATILLEIDDKTREHIVHSRFVHWGGVGTMLNLDGGAGADILKQANSNGAVVTCDFIAPGPQTLDALKLVLPHVKYFMPSMDEAAEIAGTVTPEDTAKFYLDLGPEACIFKWGAKGSLLATRSGLTRIPAFSVAVVDTTGCGDSYCAGFIAGLARGFDLEKACRFGTAVSALVATGLGSDAGVQGFDETVKAMETLPVLDA; from the coding sequence ATGCCTTCATCAGAGGAGGCTCACATGATCCAAGGAACCGACTGCGTATGCGTAGGCCTCACGATCCTGGACATTCTCGGCCGCCACATCGATTCCATTCCCCAGGGCAATAAGACATCCATTATCGAGCAGATACGGACGACGCCGGCCGGCACCGCGGCAGGTCCCGCGGTGATCGCGGCGAAGCTCGGCCTCAAGACGACGCTCGTGGGGGCGATCGGTACCGATGACATGGGCGACTACCTCCTGGGCATGCTGAAGAAGCAGGGGGTCGATACCGCGTACATGCAGCGCCGCGCCGAGCTCCCGACGGCCGCGACCATGCTCGCGGTAAACAGCAAAGGCGACCGCCCCAACTTCCACGCTATCGGTGCGACCATCCTTCTCGAAATCGACGACAAAACCCGGGAGCACATCGTGCACAGCCGCTTCGTTCACTGGGGCGGCGTGGGAACCATGCTGAACCTGGACGGCGGCGCGGGCGCTGATATACTCAAGCAGGCCAATTCAAACGGTGCGGTCGTCACATGCGACTTCATAGCCCCCGGGCCCCAGACGCTGGACGCCCTGAAGCTCGTCCTTCCCCACGTGAAGTACTTCATGCCGAGCATGGACGAGGCCGCGGAAATCGCGGGGACCGTGACGCCCGAAGACACGGCGAAGTTTTACCTGGACCTGGGCCCGGAGGCGTGCATATTCAAGTGGGGCGCGAAAGGCTCGCTCCTCGCGACCCGGTCGGGCCTCACCAGGATTCCGGCATTCTCGGTCGCCGTGGTGGACACCACCGGCTGCGGGGATTCCTACTGCGCGGGCTTCATCGCGGGACTGGCCCGGGGCTTCGACCTGGAAAAGGCGTGCCGGTTCGGTACGGCCGTATCGGCCCTCGTGGCCACGGGCCTGGGAAGCGACGCAGGGGTGCAGGGCTTCGACGAGACGGTGAAGGCCATGGAGACCCTCCCCGTGCTCGATGCATGA
- a CDS encoding NAD-dependent epimerase/dehydratase family protein: MKKLVTGSTGFMGSSIVRELLKDGQEVKVFIRKTSDTRNIDGLDVEKAYGDIRDGDSMRAALKGCDTLYYTAAHFSHWTPDRKLPYEVNVEGTKTSMKAALDAGVGKVVYTSTNNTLGAHGLIPVDETAQFNHWKTGDHYSMSKYLAEVEARKFIPQGLPIVIVHPTLVIGVRDIKPTPSGRMIIDVATGNMPGYIEGGTNIIDVEDVARGHVLAAKKGRVGESYLLGNENLTVSGYFRLIAEIAGVKPPRIKIPYHAAVALGYVFELGAFITGKPPVVTASEVKIGKLQEWYDSSKAVKELGLPQTPARVAIGKALNWFRENGYIR, translated from the coding sequence ATGAAAAAGCTGGTAACCGGTTCCACGGGATTCATGGGCTCGTCGATCGTGAGGGAGCTTTTAAAGGACGGGCAGGAAGTCAAGGTCTTCATCCGAAAGACCAGCGATACGCGCAACATCGACGGTCTCGACGTGGAGAAGGCCTATGGGGACATACGCGACGGGGACTCCATGAGGGCCGCCCTCAAGGGCTGCGATACGCTGTATTATACCGCCGCGCATTTTTCCCACTGGACGCCCGACAGGAAACTGCCCTACGAGGTGAACGTGGAAGGCACCAAAACCTCCATGAAGGCGGCGCTGGACGCCGGTGTCGGGAAGGTCGTCTACACCAGCACCAACAACACGCTGGGCGCCCACGGCCTCATACCGGTCGACGAGACCGCGCAGTTCAATCACTGGAAGACCGGCGACCACTATTCCATGTCCAAGTATCTCGCCGAGGTCGAGGCGAGAAAATTCATCCCCCAGGGGCTTCCCATCGTCATCGTCCACCCCACCCTGGTGATCGGCGTGCGCGACATCAAGCCGACGCCGTCGGGACGGATGATCATCGACGTGGCCACCGGGAACATGCCCGGATACATCGAAGGGGGAACGAATATCATCGACGTCGAGGACGTCGCGCGGGGCCATGTGCTCGCCGCGAAGAAGGGCCGGGTCGGCGAAAGCTACCTGTTAGGTAACGAGAACCTGACCGTTTCGGGCTATTTCAGGCTGATCGCGGAGATCGCGGGCGTAAAACCGCCGCGCATAAAGATACCCTATCACGCGGCCGTCGCGCTCGGATACGTATTTGAACTGGGCGCGTTCATCACCGGGAAACCGCCCGTCGTCACCGCCTCCGAGGTGAAAATCGGCAAGCTGCAGGAATGGTATGACAGCTCCAAGGCGGTGAAGGAGCTGGGCCTGCCCCAGACGCCGGCCAGGGTAGCCATAGGGAAGGCGTTGAACTGGTTCAGGGAGAACGGGTATATCCGGTGA
- a CDS encoding MFS transporter: MAAEKTEKLSLFTKIGFGMGDIYGGGSMVFVGIYYLFFLTDVVRLSPALAGLVVLIAKIWDAVNDPLMGFITDRTRSRFGRRRPYLLAGVVFIFVSYVILWYPIDVESVTARFAFALFGYFFFDAVLTMVMIPYNALASELTLNYGERTSLVSVRMFFSMFSSIVCAVVPMEIIKAVPDVRLGHMVMGVTFGLLFALPYLVTFFTTRERSDFQKEVPAFSFREMYITPFKIRSFVLVLLMYLFSFLSMDIVMSIVIYFMTYYIGRGEETNYVFGALLVMQMLMIPFFYYLSKRTSKKTAFVAALSVWIGVMLFSFAMTPDLHRAIIYIFAALIGASTSGVVVMIYSIFPDVPDVDELVSGARREGTYMGLFVFMRKFSSAFAILLISQAISLAGYLPPESTMVEGVMKTVNQVQSAQFIMVLRVIFAVAPVVLLLACLYFAMHYELSPEVHDRLKKFLMVRRSGEGRATELAGEEAELRKLLV, translated from the coding sequence ATGGCGGCGGAGAAAACGGAAAAGCTGAGTCTGTTTACAAAGATCGGGTTCGGGATGGGCGATATTTATGGGGGCGGTTCCATGGTCTTCGTAGGCATCTACTATCTCTTCTTCCTGACCGACGTGGTCAGGCTCTCCCCGGCGCTCGCGGGGCTCGTGGTGCTCATCGCGAAGATATGGGACGCGGTGAACGATCCCCTCATGGGATTCATCACCGACAGGACGCGCTCGCGCTTCGGACGCCGGAGGCCCTACCTGCTGGCGGGCGTCGTGTTCATCTTCGTCTCTTACGTGATACTCTGGTATCCCATAGACGTCGAAAGCGTCACGGCGCGCTTCGCGTTCGCGCTGTTCGGCTATTTCTTCTTCGACGCGGTCCTCACCATGGTGATGATTCCCTACAACGCCCTTGCCTCGGAGCTTACGCTCAATTACGGGGAGCGCACCTCGCTGGTATCGGTCCGGATGTTCTTTTCCATGTTCTCCTCGATCGTGTGCGCCGTCGTCCCCATGGAGATCATCAAAGCGGTCCCCGACGTGAGGCTGGGCCACATGGTGATGGGGGTCACGTTCGGGTTGCTCTTCGCGTTGCCCTATTTAGTGACGTTTTTCACGACGCGGGAACGCAGCGATTTCCAGAAGGAGGTGCCGGCTTTCAGTTTCAGGGAAATGTACATCACCCCGTTCAAGATCAGGTCGTTCGTGCTGGTGCTGCTCATGTACCTGTTCAGTTTCCTTTCCATGGACATCGTCATGAGTATCGTCATCTATTTCATGACCTATTATATCGGGAGGGGCGAGGAGACGAATTACGTGTTCGGGGCGCTCCTGGTAATGCAGATGCTCATGATACCGTTCTTTTATTACCTGAGCAAGAGGACGAGCAAGAAGACCGCGTTCGTCGCGGCGCTCTCGGTCTGGATCGGGGTGATGCTGTTCAGCTTCGCCATGACGCCGGATCTCCACCGGGCGATCATCTATATTTTCGCCGCCCTGATCGGGGCTTCGACCAGCGGCGTGGTGGTGATGATTTACTCGATTTTCCCGGACGTGCCGGACGTAGACGAGCTCGTGAGCGGCGCACGCCGGGAAGGGACCTACATGGGGCTGTTCGTGTTCATGCGAAAATTTTCTTCGGCCTTCGCCATATTGCTCATTTCGCAGGCAATCTCCCTCGCGGGATACCTGCCGCCCGAAAGCACAATGGTGGAGGGCGTGATGAAAACGGTGAACCAGGTACAGTCCGCCCAGTTCATCATGGTGCTGCGCGTCATATTCGCCGTGGCCCCGGTGGTGCTGCTGCTGGCGTGCCTGTATTTCGCGATGCACTACGAGCTTTCCCCCGAGGTGCACGATCGGTTGAAAAAGTTTCTCATGGTGCGCCGGAGCGGTGAAGGCAGGGCGACGGAGCTTGCCGGCGAAGAGGCGGAGCTCAGAAAGCTCCTGGTGTGA
- a CDS encoding Gfo/Idh/MocA family oxidoreductase: protein MGRRGGRGGQRMKNSIRVGLAGCGDISHFIAMLARLNPRITFAACAAPGEGHASSFARRHGIRRSFLDYREMIAETPLDAVYLAVPHDLHGPMMLDALERGLHVLCEKPVARTLDEALGVSARARHTGLKVGVNYQYRYDYGCHALAGAGRIGALGELYHGRCNLAWHRDEKYFSGGTWRASLAASGGGTLLIHASHILDILLWSFPSRPVRVQAMIARRRFADVEVEDLAMGAIELTNGSLVQVSSSMIAVPEQPVSIELYGSKGTGLYSGTDYTSRLEFRGARVKRKKPPVRGIHPLSRSLEAFRQWITGGAAYLTPIEESLPVLAVIEAMYRSARTGNKEPVDDRYLEFLRESG from the coding sequence ATGGGTCGCCGGGGAGGAAGGGGGGGACAAAGGATGAAAAATTCGATCAGGGTCGGGCTCGCGGGATGCGGCGATATCTCGCACTTCATCGCGATGCTGGCGCGGCTTAATCCCCGGATCACCTTCGCCGCCTGCGCGGCCCCCGGCGAGGGACACGCGTCGTCCTTCGCCCGCAGACACGGCATCAGGCGAAGCTTTCTGGACTACCGTGAGATGATCGCGGAAACGCCGCTCGACGCGGTGTACCTCGCGGTTCCCCACGACCTGCACGGTCCCATGATGCTCGACGCGCTGGAGCGTGGGCTGCACGTGCTTTGCGAAAAGCCGGTCGCCCGCACGCTCGACGAGGCCCTGGGGGTATCCGCGCGCGCGCGGCATACCGGGTTGAAGGTCGGTGTGAACTACCAGTACCGGTACGATTACGGGTGCCACGCGCTTGCAGGGGCCGGGCGTATCGGCGCCCTGGGAGAGCTTTATCACGGGCGCTGTAACCTGGCATGGCACCGGGACGAGAAATATTTTTCCGGCGGGACGTGGCGGGCGTCGCTCGCCGCATCCGGCGGAGGAACCCTTCTCATTCACGCCAGCCACATTCTCGACATCCTCCTGTGGTCTTTCCCCTCCAGGCCGGTGCGCGTCCAGGCGATGATCGCGCGCCGCAGGTTCGCCGACGTGGAGGTCGAGGACCTCGCCATGGGCGCGATCGAGTTGACGAACGGGAGCCTTGTACAGGTTTCAAGCTCCATGATCGCGGTCCCCGAGCAGCCGGTGAGCATCGAGCTTTACGGCAGCAAGGGAACCGGTCTCTACTCCGGAACCGACTATACGTCGCGCCTGGAGTTCAGGGGCGCGAGAGTCAAGAGAAAGAAACCCCCGGTCAGGGGAATTCATCCCCTCTCACGGAGCCTGGAGGCCTTCCGGCAATGGATTACGGGCGGTGCCGCGTACCTTACCCCCATAGAAGAATCGCTCCCGGTGCTTGCGGTGATCGAGGCGATGTACCGTTCGGCGAGGACGGGGAACAAAGAACCGGTAGACGACCGGTACCTGGAATTCCTGCGGGAATCCGGATGA
- a CDS encoding ThuA domain-containing protein, giving the protein MARNVRRGKANASYHPEGGIVKNVFLLSKGFIHPSLLGRHYLRRCIAELSGIVVRETSSIESLARLRYPEYAALVMYLHRQVISRGALDALDGFVRSGGGLLAVHSASASFKKESRFFDILGGRFVRHDRVHEFTVSASVQDPGIFTGIPSFTIRDELYLHEYDPGVTVHFTADHEGRAEPVAWTRAHGQGRVCYISLGHRAPAIKNPHVLEMLRQGMRWVAGEEGGDKG; this is encoded by the coding sequence ATGGCGCGAAATGTCCGTCGAGGCAAAGCGAACGCATCCTATCATCCTGAAGGTGGAATTGTGAAAAATGTATTCCTGTTGTCAAAGGGTTTTATTCATCCCAGCCTTCTTGGGCGGCACTATCTCCGGCGGTGTATAGCGGAGCTTTCCGGAATCGTAGTGCGCGAGACTAGCAGCATCGAATCGCTGGCGCGTCTCCGTTATCCGGAATACGCGGCGCTGGTCATGTACCTGCACCGGCAGGTAATTAGCCGGGGGGCGCTCGATGCGCTGGACGGGTTCGTCAGGTCGGGCGGCGGGCTGCTCGCGGTGCATTCGGCATCGGCATCGTTCAAGAAGGAATCCCGCTTTTTCGACATACTGGGCGGGAGGTTCGTGCGGCACGACCGCGTGCATGAATTCACCGTGAGCGCATCTGTGCAGGACCCCGGGATATTCACCGGGATTCCGTCCTTCACGATAAGGGACGAGCTTTACCTGCATGAATACGATCCGGGCGTGACCGTTCACTTCACCGCGGACCATGAGGGACGCGCGGAGCCTGTCGCCTGGACCCGCGCGCACGGGCAGGGGAGGGTGTGTTACATTTCCCTGGGGCATCGCGCGCCCGCGATTAAAAACCCGCATGTCCTCGAAATGCTCCGGCAGGGAATGCGATGGGTCGCCGGGGAGGAAGGGGGGGACAAAGGATGA
- a CDS encoding FAD-binding protein, with protein MKRSDIAIRGMRVPVIQVAVVIAGSGAASLNAAVHCRRLGIDDVLVVTDTLGGGVSANAGSDKQTYYRLNPGAVPDGALEMARDLYSGGCMHGDIALAEAALSEREFYHLVELGVPFPCSRFGEYAGFRTDHDERGRGTSAGPGTSMQMFEKLLAETRLLGVPVMDGLRVIDIVTAGADEKKFAGLLALDTGALHGGAYGLTIILADYCVCGTGGPGALYRDSVYPASQRGALGAALAAGAAAQNLTESQFGIAAVKIRWNLSGSYQQVLPRYVSSNRDGSGPVEFLNEYFAHSRELLTAQFLKGYEWPFDVRKTGAGGSSLVDMAVHHEREAKGRRVFMDYSANPSFNGRALSPDEAGDIVRDYLSNSGATAALPWERLRKMNPPAFDLLAARGIDPRRDPVEIAVCHQHMNGGLRGSAWWESSIGNLFPVGECNGSHGVYRPGGSALNSGQVGSLRAAGCVAHRMKKGGGGGSDIAMDASVRAASGRLEYIETLLNKPVKCDLLAQRRAIRERVSGSLGIARNLGRLEAALVENAAMRAGLGEQGIAAREEIPGRMLNEDLLVTEKAFLISNIEMLRMLRGGRGSFITEDIGAFLRELHESISSGKPRPAARTDFSLNGKILEMSFDESMEPDLRWVDVREIPESDPWFERVWADYREGKIYE; from the coding sequence ATGAAGCGGTCCGATATCGCAATTCGCGGAATGCGCGTTCCGGTCATCCAGGTGGCCGTCGTCATCGCGGGCTCGGGCGCGGCCTCGCTGAACGCCGCCGTGCACTGCCGCAGGCTGGGGATCGACGACGTCCTCGTGGTGACCGATACGCTGGGCGGCGGCGTGTCGGCTAACGCGGGCTCCGACAAGCAGACCTACTACCGGCTCAATCCCGGCGCCGTTCCCGATGGCGCGCTCGAAATGGCGCGCGACTTGTATAGCGGCGGATGCATGCACGGGGACATCGCCCTCGCGGAGGCCGCGCTCTCGGAAAGGGAATTCTATCACCTGGTGGAGCTCGGGGTTCCGTTTCCGTGCAGCCGTTTCGGCGAATACGCGGGCTTCCGGACCGATCACGACGAGCGCGGGCGCGGCACCTCGGCCGGTCCCGGGACCTCTATGCAGATGTTTGAAAAGCTCCTGGCCGAGACCAGGCTCCTGGGTGTGCCGGTCATGGACGGGCTTCGCGTGATCGATATCGTGACCGCGGGCGCGGACGAAAAAAAATTCGCGGGGCTTCTGGCCCTGGATACGGGCGCCCTCCACGGCGGCGCATACGGGCTTACGATAATCCTCGCGGACTACTGCGTCTGCGGCACCGGGGGGCCGGGAGCGTTGTACCGGGATTCGGTGTACCCGGCCTCGCAGCGCGGGGCCCTTGGCGCGGCCCTCGCGGCGGGCGCGGCGGCGCAGAACCTCACGGAGTCGCAGTTCGGCATTGCCGCCGTGAAGATTCGGTGGAACCTGTCAGGAAGCTACCAGCAGGTCCTTCCCCGGTACGTCTCATCGAACCGGGACGGGTCCGGCCCGGTCGAGTTCCTGAACGAATATTTCGCACACTCGCGCGAATTGCTCACGGCCCAGTTCCTGAAGGGATACGAGTGGCCCTTCGACGTGCGGAAAACCGGCGCCGGCGGTTCGTCCCTGGTCGACATGGCCGTCCACCACGAGCGCGAGGCGAAGGGCAGGCGCGTGTTCATGGATTACTCAGCCAATCCCTCGTTTAACGGCCGCGCGTTGTCGCCCGACGAGGCGGGGGATATCGTGCGGGACTATCTCTCCAATTCCGGGGCAACGGCCGCGCTTCCCTGGGAGCGCCTGCGCAAGATGAATCCCCCGGCCTTCGACCTGCTCGCGGCCAGGGGAATCGATCCCCGGCGCGACCCGGTCGAGATCGCGGTGTGCCACCAGCACATGAACGGGGGACTCAGGGGAAGCGCGTGGTGGGAATCGAGCATTGGAAATTTATTTCCTGTGGGCGAGTGCAACGGGAGCCACGGCGTCTACCGCCCCGGGGGCAGCGCCCTCAACTCCGGCCAGGTGGGATCGCTGCGCGCAGCGGGGTGTGTCGCCCACCGGATGAAAAAAGGCGGGGGCGGGGGGTCCGATATCGCCATGGACGCATCGGTGCGGGCCGCGTCCGGAAGACTCGAGTACATCGAGACGCTCCTAAATAAGCCGGTCAAATGCGATCTCCTCGCGCAGAGACGCGCGATCAGGGAACGGGTCTCGGGGAGCCTGGGGATCGCGCGGAACCTGGGGCGGCTCGAGGCCGCGCTCGTGGAAAACGCGGCGATGCGCGCGGGGCTCGGGGAACAGGGCATTGCCGCGCGCGAAGAGATCCCCGGGCGCATGCTGAACGAGGACCTGCTCGTTACGGAAAAGGCGTTTCTGATTTCGAATATCGAGATGCTGCGTATGCTTCGCGGGGGCCGGGGCTCATTTATAACCGAAGATATCGGCGCATTCCTTCGCGAATTGCACGAGAGCATTTCATCGGGGAAGCCCCGTCCAGCCGCGCGCACCGATTTCTCGCTAAACGGGAAGATACTGGAAATGAGCTTCGACGAATCGATGGAGCCCGATCTTCGATGGGTGGACGTACGGGAGATTCCCGAAAGCGATCCCTGGTTCGAGCGCGTATGGGCCGACTACCGGGAGGGGAAAATCTATGAATAG